A stretch of DNA from Acidicapsa acidisoli:
CCTTAGCCGTGCGTCTCAAGACAGCAGATCCATGTCAATGATTTGTTTTCTTTGCAAGATCACACCACATCGCGCTGAAAAGGAGCAATCCATGAATGTTACAGATGAAGAAGTGGCAATTGATGTCGCTTGCCTACGCAGGAATCCACTTCAGAGTGAGCGCCTTATTTCTGCGGCACGAGCGGGATCGTCTGCCGCGTTTGCCGAGCTCAGGGAGATTTATTCGCATCGAGTCTATAGGCGACTCCTCTCCATTACCAACAACCGAGAAGATGCCGAAGACGCTTTGCAGGATGCATTCTTGCGAGCATACTTGGCGATCCATACCTTCGAAGGAAGATCGAGCTTCTATACGTGGCTAACCCGCATCGCGATTAATTCCGCGCTGATGATTCTTCGCAAACGCCGAACCCGTCCTGAAATATCGTTTGACCATCCGAATGATGCGGAGGAGGATAACTCTGTCTTTCAATTCAAAGATGCCGCTCCCAGTCCGGAGCAAATCTGCGTTCACCGCCAGCGGTGCGCTCGTTTACTTAGATCCATCGGGAAACTCCAACCCAGGCTGCGCCAGGTCATTGAGTTACAGATGAAGCAAAGCTCTATCAGAGAGATTGCTCAAGCACTTAACATCTCTGAAGCCGCCGTCAAGTCCAGGCTCTTACGCGCACGTGCACGGCTGACAGCAGCGCGCACCTTCAGAGGTCTACATGTGGAGGCTCAGACAGGGGCCAGTTCGTTTCAAGAGGGAGACTCTGCCTAGTTCATCCGGTACGACGTTCATAGCTGAATGGAGGCAAGATTGAATGAATAGGCTTTGGCGAATTGCTTTGGGAAAGCCGACGAAGAGCGTAACTAGGCGAGCAGAATCGAATTCAGAGGAGAGTTGACGATGATGCAATAGCGAAGAAGTCGGACACGATCTGCCTCGAAAAGCTCCGCACTCCGTTGCCCAAGCTGTGATTGACGTTGATGAATTTTGATCGATTGAGCTCACTCGCAAGAAAGGTCTGCCGACAACTTATGACGGCGCTCTGCTGTGACCCATTAGTCTGATCTACATAAAGAATAATATGCAGAGAGTGCAGCATTCCATTCCTGTTCGGTAATGAACGTCATGAGGAGCTGGGAAATTGACTACGTTGACAAACACTTCACATGGTTTGCAAGATATCCTAGCGCAGAATTTGCTCGTCGTATTCTGCGGTATCAATCCTGGCCTCAGATCGGCTGCGTTGGGTCATCATTTCGCAGGACGCGGAAACAGATTCTGGAAGACTATCCACCTCGCTGGTTTTACTATGGAAGAGATTGCTCCCGAAAATGGCGCATCAGTTTTGGCTTATAAATGCGGTCTTACGACTGCGGTTGAGAGGCCGACGGCTCGTGCGGATCAGCTATCGCGAGATGAATTTGAACGCGCGGCCTCGAGTTTGTCCGCAAAGATCGCACGCTACTCACCGGGGTATGTTGCGTTCCTCGGAAAGGCCGCCTTTGCGGCTATTTTCGATAGAAGGTCGGTATCCTGGGGCAAGCAAGACGTACTGCTTGGAGGATCGAAGACTTGGGTTCTGCCCAATCCCAGCGGACTGAATCGTTCCTTTGGCTTGGATCAATTGGTTCGTGCTTACACCGAACTTCGAATCGCACTTGACGGAGTTTCCAACTGATAGCCGCAACATCGAATGGTCGAACAAGCTGGTGTTGCTCTTTCGGAAGGGAAAATCAAAACCATGGATGCTGCCAGAAAAATGCCCACAACCTCGCTGCCTATGAGAGGATGGGCTATCCGAACGGTGATGCTGGATACGTGATAGTGCCGAGGAGTCATCATGATCGGATCTTCTGATTTTCGAAACACCAGAATACCGCTCAACCATGGACGCGGTCAGATACCCGCACTGGGGTTTGGTACCCTGATTTCCGATGCAGCCGCGACGATAAGTGCTACCAGAAACGCGCTCGAAGCCGGATTTAGACACTTCGATTGTGCGGAGCGATACCGGAACGAACGTGAGGTGGGCGAGGCCTTGCAGGAAGGCCTTGCCGCTGGTGGGATAGCGCGCGAGGATCTCTTCGTAACAACAAAATTGTGGAACACCAATCATCGGCCTGAGCGCGTGCAACCGGCCTTCGAAGCGAGCCTGGACAGGCTCAGGCTCAATTATCTGGATCTCTATCTCATTCACACTCCATTTGCGTTTCAACCGGGGGATGAGCAGGACCCACGGGATCAAAACGGCAATGTTCTTTACGACCGGGACGTGACTTTGCTCGACACATGGAGGGCGATGGAGAACCTTGTGGACGAGGGCAAATGCCGCGCTATCGGACTGTCTGACATCGCCTTGGACGGACTGTTGCCCATCTACGAGGCGGCGAGAATCAAGCCGTCCGTGGTACAGGTCGAGTCACATCCGTACCTTCCGGGAACAGAGCTTCTGGAATTCTGCAAGGATAAGGGCATTGTGTTGTTAGCCTTCGCGCCTTTGGGGCACGGAATGAGGCCAGGGCTGCTGGAAGATCCAGTAGTCTTGGCAATTGCTGCGCAAGTTGGAAAGACGCCGTCACAGGTACTGCTGGCCTGGGCGGTACAACGCGGCACGGCGTTGCTAACGACGGCCAAGACTGCAGATCGGGCAAGAGAGAATTTCAACATCTCCGCACTTCCAGAAGATGCATTTGACGAGATCAATCGCATTCAGATCAGACAGAGACTCAATGACGTTGTGAATACCGGAACCCCGGGCTTCATCCCGCGAGTTAAATCAACATGAAAGCCAAACAACATCTGGAGCGGCGAATGCAAGAGGAACAAATACAGGAAGCCTTGAACGCGCATTGGCAGGCGTCGGAAGCCGGCGATGCAAACGCGGAGCACGACATTTACGATGACGATGCCATCTGCGATTATCCCCAGTCAGGAGAGCGAATCTTCGGGCGAAGCAATTTGCAGAGCTTGCGGAGCCATCATCCCGGCAAGCCATCAGGTTTCAACGTCAGGCGAATTCTCGGAGAGAGAGACTTGTGGATCACGGAATACACAATCGACTACCAAGGGCGACCAGCATATACAGTGAGCATTATGGAGTTCCGCAACGGTAAGGTCGTGCATGAGACACAGTATTTTGCGGATCCCTTTGAGGCGCCGGCCTGGCGGAGCCAATGGGTTCAGCGGATCGCGTGATGCCGCGTTGAGGCGATATCCGGTTTTGTCAGAGAATGCGTGACCACTGCAATGCAGTCACCTTCCAGAACCGCACCAAATTAATCTCAGTTCTGCAGCGGGTCGTGTTGAGACCCGGCCCGCGCAGCTACTCCTGGGTTTTCAGAGCCGTCGGAATCTCCAGTGGGACAAGGAAGTTGCTGGCGAGGACATAGTCGTAAAGGTGATCGAGCGGCGGTGGAGGATGGAGCTCGCGGGCAGAGACCCATCCGTTTGTATCGGTCCACTGCCAGTGGGTGGCTGAGATGCTTTGAAGCGCTCGGTGGAGGTCCTTTGATTTCATCGGATAGGCGTAAATGCGAACGTTTCGCGGCAAGAGGCGAGACAAAGCTTCAAGGAAGCTGCCGGGGAGATCATTGTAGCGATATTCCCATACCCGAATCAGCAGAGACAGGCCCAAAGCGAAGCGGATGGGTTGCATGGTGTAGCGGTTAACGAAAGCGGTCATGCTGTAGAGTTCGCGATCACGGAACAGCAAGACATCCCCGCAATGCGCGTGAAGCGCATCAATCCTTTCCAGCAGTTCAGAGATTCCCGGAGGGGGATCCGCTTCCCTGAGCGGCATCGCGGAAAAGCAAAAGTAACCGACAGGCGCGGGATCTTTATCAGCTAATTCTTCACGGAGTTGTTGGATTCCTGCGGCCAGCAGTTGATTATGGATTGCCGCATGATCGGAATCTACGTGTTCGAACGATCCTGGCGCGAGCACGGTAGCTTTCTTGTGGAGGACTTCCATCGGCGGCACGGGCGGCCCACTGCATGGAAAACAGACGGCTTCAGCAAGACCTGCGCAAACCAGGTGAGCTAGAATCGCGCGCTGGTCCCATCCCTCGAAGGCTGCGCCACGCACTTCCACATAGTCGATTTCAATACGTTTCTCGACGTCCTGGGCAATATTCTCAAAGAAGGATTCCTTCGTCTCCAATTGATAGAAGACAGCATAGATAAGGTTCACGCCCAGGATGCCGATAGCCTCTTGCTCGAGGGGGTTGGAAGGATCGCGCAGGTTGATATGGAGAAGTATGTCGTTCGGCTGCCCGCCAGGTTGCAGTTGGAACCGCAGGCCAACCCAACCGTGAGGCTCATTTGTTCCGGCGTAGTTGCGGGCGGAGATGGTATCAACAAAGGAAAAGAAGCGAGCGTTCGATCCACGGCTCTTGTTCAATTGATTGATGAGTTGAGTCCACTCGCTATCCAGCATGGTTTGGAGGCGTTCTCCGGAAACGTAGCGCGCACCAGCACCGTACAAATCGTCACTGACTTCCTTGTCATACGCAGAGATTGATTTAGCAACTGTCCCGGAGGCCCCTCCTACAACCAGGAACCATCGCACGACTTCCTGGCCAGCGCCAATTTCGGCAAAGGAGCCGTAGCTGGTCGGGTCGAGATTGACGCGGAGCGCTTTCTGATGAGTGTTAAGCCTTTCCATGGACGCCATAGAACCTCTCCTTAGTCGTTGAGTGATTGAGAGTTCATCGAACCTTGTCGGGCTGGCAAGCGATCACTGAAAGCTTAAGACAAAAACACACTGCCTTGCATCAATCTCACCTTACCGCACCTGAGATACATGCTCTTTTCATAAAAAAGAAGCAATTGCACTTGAGAGCAATACACAGCACGGCGCCAGGAAACAACTGCTGTAACCACGTCTGACTCTCTTGCTCTGGCCTATTGAGACTGTTCTCGGTCACGTTCGAACCGTTGGAGACACTCAACGAGCATCGTGGTCGTACAAGACTCTCCCATCTCGGTATTGAACATTGCGTGGTACAGGTGGCGTTCCGGCCATTTTAGCCCGAGATACTGCCGGACGAACGCAGCTCGTGCTTCGTCCGTTGTGTCAATCAGATCAATTGCTCTGTCCTGACTCTCGCCCCTGGAGATAAGTCTGCGGATCTTGTGATCGCGAGACGCATAGAGAAACACATGGAAGACATCTTTACGATTGCGTAAGAAATACTGAGCACCACGACCGACAATTACCGACGGGCCGCTGGACAGTGCGGTCTTGACAGCTGTTTGTGAAACAGTCGCGATCCGGCGCGCATCGAGCAAGTGCAACCGGTTGGCGGACGGCAGGCCGCCCTCAAACGCACCACGAAGGAAGTCCTGGAAGATCCTGTACACGACGGGATCAGTTCGCCATTCTCTCTGCTCGACCGCCTCTGGCGTACTCTCGGTGAGTCGCGCAATTTCCTGTGTCAACCGTTCGTCCCACAGACTCCATCCAAGACGATCAGCGACCAAACTGGCAATTTCGGATGCTCCGCATCCGAACTCGCGCTCAATTGTTATAGCTTGAACCATTGCATTTATCCTCAGCCCACCGCGATATCTCCGCCCGCTCCTGGATCATTCTTCTTCAAGAAAAACGCAAGAACGAACATGATGGAGCAGAGCGCGCCCAGGACCCAAAAGATGTCCATGTAAGACAGTGCGCCGCCTTGTTGATGCACCAATTCGTAGAATCTTGCAATTGCCTGGTCGTGAGCGTCCGCTGCCCGAAGCCCGGAGTGCCCGATTTTTGAGCCAAGTGCATGGAGTGCCGAACGGTATGCAGGGGAATCGGGAGTGATATGGCCGACGAGAATCTGCTGGTGATACTGAGCCCGTCGGGCAATCATCGTGGTCACGACGGAAGTTCCGATACTGCCGCCGATATTGCGCATGAAGTTGATCATGCCGGAGACGCTATTGCCTTTCTCTGGAGGAACTCCGATGTAACCCGCGGCCGTGATAGGGACAAATAGAAATCCAATTCCCACCACTTGGGCTACACGCAACCACATCGCAAAATTAAAGCTGACGAATAAATCAATCTGGTTCGCGCAATAGAACAGCCCAATGGCAAGGCAGAGCCATCCAGTCGCAATCAGCCATCGGGCTTGAATCTTTGATGTAAGCCGGCCGACAATGGGCATCATCACCAACAAGATAACTCCGCCACCGGACAGAACGAGACCTGCAAGCTCTGCTGTGTAACCCATCAGCGTCTGCAAAAACTCGGGAATCAACACGAGGGTACTGAAGAGCATGAAGCCCATCATGAACATCATTAAGTTCGCTGCCGCGAAGTTGAAGCTCTTGAACATGCGGACATCGATGATCGGCTCTTTGCGGAACCATTCCCAGATGACCAGCGAGATCAGGCAAACCGATGCGGTTATCGCCAGGGTCGTGATGAAATGCGAGCCGAACCAATCGTCTTCCTGCCCCTTGTCCAGAACTACCTGCAGCGAACCCACTCCCAACGTCAACATGGATATTCCAATGTAGTCCACCCGAATACCCCCTCTCTTCAAGCGACGGAGAAACGGCGGATCTTCGACCAAGGTGTGCGTCAAATAAAGAGCCAGAAGCACCACGGGCAGCGTGATGAAAAATATCCAGCGCCATGAATAGTTATCAGTAATCCAGCCTCCCAGCATCGGCCCGACTGTAGGGGCGAGAACTGCAGTAATGCCGTAGACAGCAAACGCGGAGCCGCGCTGCTCCGGAGGAAACGTATCGTTGAGAATGGCTTGTGCCATCGGTTGCAGTCCGCCGCCGCCGATGCCCTGCACAGCTCGAAACAACAGCAATAGTGGCAGGTTAGGCGCTAACCCGCAAAGCAGTGAACTCACAGTGAAAATGGCTAGCGACATCATGAAGTACCGCTTGCGGCCCATCAACTCCGCGAGCCATCCGCTGATGGGTAAGACGATAGCGTTCGCAGCAAGGTAGGAGGTGAGTACCCAGGTGCTGTCGTCGTAGCTGGCTCCCAGGCCTCCGGCGATGTAAGGCAATGCAACGTTGGCAACGCTCGTATCCAGCACCTCGATAAACGCCGCCATCGACACAGTGGCGGCAATCGCCCAAGGATTTACCTTAGGGCGCCAGACGACCTGATCGGACGGAAGAGTCAGCGCTGTGGCACTCATCTCAGGTACACTTTCGCTTCGACGCTCTCACCGGGCCGAAGCTGGTGATCGCGATTTTCGCCAGGCTCGAGAACGATCTTTACGGGAACACGCTGAACGATTTTCACGTAGTTGCCAGTTGCGTTTTCGGGTGGCAGCAAGCTGTAAATGGGGCCCGTTCCTCCCGCAATGCTGTCGACATGAGCGTGGTATGTGCGGCCGTTCGAGTCGAGCTCAATCGTCGCTTTCTGGCCCACGCGCATATGCTTAAGCTGCGTCTCTTTAAAGTTTGCCGTAACCCACACCTGGTCGAGAGGAGTGACAGTGAGCAACTGTTCCCCCGGATCGACATTCAATCCGACGACAACTTTCTTTGTGATTTCGCCGGCTACAGGCGCAAATATTTTGGTGTATCCGAGGTTCAACTGCGCTTGCTCGACAGCAGCCCTTTTCTGGTTTACATCTGCCGTGGCAGAAAGGGCTTTGGCGCGCGTTGAGCCAACGCGCTGCGGGCCGGCCTGGGCATCTTCGTAGCGCGCCTCAGCTTCGGTCAGGCGGCTGCGCGCTTCGACAACAGCCTGTTGGGCTGCGGCCTCGTCAGCTTCTGCCGCAGCTATGGCGGCGACATCCGTCGCTGCAGCGGCATAAGCATGGTCGTATACTTGCTTCGGTACCTCCTCCTTTGCGAGCAGCGAGTGATAGCGGGCGACGTCATCTTGCGCCTTTACATTTTCTGCTTGCGCTTCCAAAACGCGGGCATGTGCGGCAGCAGCTTGCTTTTCTGCGGCCTGGATTGCCGCCTCTGCATTCTTAATATCGGAGGACGTGAATTTCAATTGGCTTGAGGTATCAACGGAAGATATCGGCACATCGATATTCGAACTTTTCGCCGCAGCCTCTGAAGTGTCGAGCGTTGCCTGGGCTCTTGCTAACGCCACTTCATAGTCTTTTGGGTCGATTTCCACGAGTGTGGAACCTTGATCGACCCATTGGTTGTCGTCTACGTTGACTTTCTGGATGTATCCAGGGACGCGAGCGCTGACAGGGTAAAGATGGACGTCCACCTGCGCATCGTCAGTAGATTCGAAGCCGGAAAGATAGCGCCAGAGGAAGGCGCCCCCAACGGCCAGAACAACAAGTGCGGTAAGAATTATCCAACGCTTGTGAGAGCGTCTCCTCGGATAAGCGGAGATCGACTGGTCAGCTGAGCCGCCGTTGTCCGCTGGTGCGCTTTGCTCTGGCGGAATCGCTTGCGATGTATTCATTACTGGATTTTGCTCAGCCGTACTCATTTTCCCTCCACGTATTCAGCAAAGCGTGACTCCGCGACGCCGGTCGATCTCGCCAGAGATATTTTTGAAAGGTTGTAGCTGTAAAGACTGGCAATATAGGCGTCACTAGCGATTGCCAGCGCATCCTGCGCTTGAACGACTTCAATGTTGTCGGTAACTCCCGAAGTGAATCGATCGCGAGACTGTTCAAGGTTCCGAGTGGCCAACGTTACAGCGCTTTTCTCGACAGACACTTCTTGCGCAGCCGCATCCAGATCGAGATAGGCGTCACGAACCTCCTGATCGATCCTGGCTCGTAAATCCTCCAGTCGCTGCCTTTCCCTTGTTAGCGAAGCGTCAGCCCGGAGAACATCTCCGTGTACCCTGCCACCCTGAAAAATAGGGATGCGGAGCGTAGCAGCAGCATCAACAGTACCGTGCGACGAGCCTGGGTTGACTCCAGATAGACCGTAGTCGGCTTCTGCACCTAACGATGGATACCGCTCGGCAGAAGCGGCTTTTCTCTCGAGCTCAGCCGAACCGACCTGATTCATCTGGCTCTGAAAATCGGCGCGATCCGTGTACGCGCTCTGGATCGACTCATCGAGCCCCGAGGGGGTCAGCTCCTGGTAAGGGATCTGGGTGGTTATCTCGAATTTTTGGCCAGATGGGAGGCCGATAGCTCGCGCCAAGACCAATTTCTGCTTCGCTAAATTATTTTGCGCGACAATCAGTTTCTGCTCGCGTGATTGTAGTTGGACCTGAGAGCGCAGAACGTCTACGGTCGAAGCAAGTCCCGCAGTCTTCTGGTCGGATGCTTGTTGAAAAAGCGCCTTGGCTGTGTCTCGTTGCGATGTGGCAGACTCAACTTCGGATTGATCTGCGATCGCCAGCAAATAGTTGGAAACAATCACAAGCACGATAAGCTCGCGAGCATCTTTGGAGCTGAACTCTGCCGACTTCAGCAGCGCCTGTGAAGACCGCGCTCGCTCGATGGAGGTCCAGTCAAAGACGGATTGTGTGAGATACGCCCGCGAGTCGAAATAGCCAAATGGGCCAATGATCGGAGGTTCGCCGGGAATGGTCAAACCGAAGGCCGCCTTTACATTGACTTGATGAACTCCGAAACCTGTATCGGTGATGACATGGGGGAGCAGTTCGCTCAGCGCTTGCCAACGTTGTCCCCGCGCGTCTGTAACGGCATCCGTAGCCAGAACTCCAGCTAGATTTTGCTTCAGCCCGAAGGCGACTGCGTCATTAAGGGAAAGCTGCACAGGCGTTGCGCTGAGTTTTCCCGCAGCAACCCCTCCGAGATACGGATTCTGTGACAAGGCGCGATCGTTAGTCTGTCCGGCTTGAACAGCTGTTCGCGGTGCTCCTGTTACCTCGGCTAGAGCAATCGGGTTGTACGGCGCCGGCGTGGCTGGCGTGCTGTACTGCGCAGAAGCCCCTACTCCGCAGAGAAGGGCAGAACTAAGCAGTAGAAGCTTACTCCCGTATCTGTACCGCTTACCCGATCCTCGCTGGAGAAACTCCGGTTCTTCGTTTAGGTCTGTTGTAGTGTTATTCATCTCTGTTCGATCCCTCGGAAGCTCTGTGGAAGCAGGTCATCACAAGTTGCACAGGTTTCTTGAAAGATCACACCATGAGGAGGGAAAGGAAATCCATTGGACGAAGGTGTCGACCAATACCTTGGTATCACTCCGCTAACCGATACCAGGCTCTTGGACAATCCATCCTCATTAAATTTTTCCCGAACGCTTCTGGTGTCATCCCCTAATGACAGCAGATCAATTTCGATCGCCGTTTAAGCCCGCCCAACTGATTGACTGTAGATCAGTCAACCAAAAGCGGGAGTCTGTCCCTTGCTGACAGAGCATTGACGTCTGACCCCACGCAGGTGAGGCTGCTCTTCGTCGCAATTGGCCACAATCACATTGTCAGCACAACGCGAAACTCGGCGTTGCCGCTCATCATGCGGGCATATGCTTCGGCAGCGTTTTCCAGAGGATAGGTTTCGATCATGGCGCGTACCCCTCGCAGTTCGGCAAATCGAAGCGCGTCATCCGAGTCCGCCGGCGTTACCCCTGCCCATCCTTCAATAGTCTTGCCGCCCCTGATGAGCTGAAGCGGAGCCACCTCAATAGGATCGGAGGTTACGCCAATCAGGAGAAGCTTGCCGTTCGGACCCAAACCGCCAATCAGTTCGGTCAATGCCTTGGAGTCCGGCGCTGTTGCGATAATGACTCTTGCGCCACCTAGTTTTTGGAGTTCCTCTGCTGGGTTCTTCACTTTGCTATCGATATACACATCGGCACCGAGTTTCATTGCCAGCGATTCAATTTGCGAGCCGCGCCCGACCGCAGCCACCTTGTAGCCAAACTTGTTGGCGAATTGAATTCCGAGGTGGCCGAGTCCACCGATCCCTTGCACCACAACCAAGTCGCCTGGCAGTGCACCCGCACGCCGCAGAGCCTGGAAGGTGGCAACTCCAGCGCACAAGAGCGGTGCCGCATCGATGTCGCTAAGACTGTCCGGAATCGAAACTAATGCTTCGACCGGCGCCAGCATGTACTCCTGATAGCCGCCGTCATAACTGATACCAGGATTCTTCTCATTGCGGCAGAGTCGGAAATCGCCGCGCCGGCACTCGGAACAAGTGCCGTCATGGCCGCCATGCCAGCCAACGCCAACGCGCTGGCCTTTTCGCCATTCAGCCACTCCAGTTCCGAGCGCATCCACCACGCCGGCCACTTCATGGCCCGGAACGCGCGGATAGGGAATTCCTGGCCGGCGGCCTTCGACGATGATCGCATCGCTGCGGCACACGCCACAGGCCTGAACTTTGATGCGCACCTGTCCCGGGCCTGGATCGGGAATCTCCAGCTCGACGATTTTAAGACCGGCTCCAGCCGCGGTCACCTGGGCGGCTTTCATGGTTGCTACTGCGACTGCGGTTGTCATAAATCCCCCCTATTTCTTCCTTGTTTCAGTTGGTGGCTTCGCGGCCGCAGTAGATTTCAGCAAGAAGCTCGCCTCCTACTGGTGAGCCGCGCTAGCGGAAATCGAGAAAGCCTCTCCGATATACAACTGGAACCTCGCGGAACACGAATCAAGTCGTTCACGTTTTTCTGAATCAAACTCGTGCTAACTGCTGAGATTAAGCCTTAAGCGCAGAGGCTAAGCCATTAGACCAAGGTATCGATCGATACCTTGGTATCAGCTTCCCTAACCAAAACCGAGGTATCGGTCAACACCATCGTCCAATAACTTTTCCCCGCACGCTTTTGATGTCATCCCCTAATGGCAGCCGATCAATTTCGATTGCGATTTATGCCTGATTGCCAACTGACTGTCTGGTTAGTCAACTAAAAGATGCGACAACACCAATTAAAGTTCCACATTTTTTAGCTGCCCGAGGTAGTGCCTTTTCTGACAAAGGCCATCACTTCTGCTGTATGCCTAGCCAACGATTGCCTGTTCAATGGGTTACGGCCTCTGCCTGGAATATGGGAGAGGTTGTTGGCCGCACAAAAATAGAAGCCGCACAGACCAATAATGTTGATGGCGCCATGTCCGGGGTCCATTTCTCTGAACTCGCCCGAGGCAATCCCCTTCTTCAACAAGACTTCGACTCGGCTATAGAGCGAAGGCATTCCTAACTTGCGAAAGTGCTCGCCCCCACCTTGAATGCTCTCCAACATAAAGATAACGGGCGACAATGGGTGCTCCGTCATTGCGGCGAGCAGTCTCTCGATAAAACTCAGCAAAGCATCCGTGGCGTTGAGGTTCTTCTCGAGA
This window harbors:
- a CDS encoding RNA polymerase sigma factor → MICFLCKITPHRAEKEQSMNVTDEEVAIDVACLRRNPLQSERLISAARAGSSAAFAELREIYSHRVYRRLLSITNNREDAEDALQDAFLRAYLAIHTFEGRSSFYTWLTRIAINSALMILRKRRTRPEISFDHPNDAEEDNSVFQFKDAAPSPEQICVHRQRCARLLRSIGKLQPRLRQVIELQMKQSSIREIAQALNISEAAVKSRLLRARARLTAARTFRGLHVEAQTGASSFQEGDSA
- the mug gene encoding G/U mismatch-specific DNA glycosylase encodes the protein MQDILAQNLLVVFCGINPGLRSAALGHHFAGRGNRFWKTIHLAGFTMEEIAPENGASVLAYKCGLTTAVERPTARADQLSRDEFERAASSLSAKIARYSPGYVAFLGKAAFAAIFDRRSVSWGKQDVLLGGSKTWVLPNPSGLNRSFGLDQLVRAYTELRIALDGVSN
- a CDS encoding aldo/keto reductase, which produces MIGSSDFRNTRIPLNHGRGQIPALGFGTLISDAAATISATRNALEAGFRHFDCAERYRNEREVGEALQEGLAAGGIAREDLFVTTKLWNTNHRPERVQPAFEASLDRLRLNYLDLYLIHTPFAFQPGDEQDPRDQNGNVLYDRDVTLLDTWRAMENLVDEGKCRAIGLSDIALDGLLPIYEAARIKPSVVQVESHPYLPGTELLEFCKDKGIVLLAFAPLGHGMRPGLLEDPVVLAIAAQVGKTPSQVLLAWAVQRGTALLTTAKTADRARENFNISALPEDAFDEINRIQIRQRLNDVVNTGTPGFIPRVKST
- a CDS encoding nuclear transport factor 2-like protein, with product MQEEQIQEALNAHWQASEAGDANAEHDIYDDDAICDYPQSGERIFGRSNLQSLRSHHPGKPSGFNVRRILGERDLWITEYTIDYQGRPAYTVSIMEFRNGKVVHETQYFADPFEAPAWRSQWVQRIA
- a CDS encoding cytidylate kinase-like family protein, which translates into the protein MVQAITIEREFGCGASEIASLVADRLGWSLWDERLTQEIARLTESTPEAVEQREWRTDPVVYRIFQDFLRGAFEGGLPSANRLHLLDARRIATVSQTAVKTALSSGPSVIVGRGAQYFLRNRKDVFHVFLYASRDHKIRRLISRGESQDRAIDLIDTTDEARAAFVRQYLGLKWPERHLYHAMFNTEMGESCTTTMLVECLQRFERDREQSQ
- a CDS encoding DHA2 family efflux MFS transporter permease subunit, coding for MSATALTLPSDQVVWRPKVNPWAIAATVSMAAFIEVLDTSVANVALPYIAGGLGASYDDSTWVLTSYLAANAIVLPISGWLAELMGRKRYFMMSLAIFTVSSLLCGLAPNLPLLLLFRAVQGIGGGGLQPMAQAILNDTFPPEQRGSAFAVYGITAVLAPTVGPMLGGWITDNYSWRWIFFITLPVVLLALYLTHTLVEDPPFLRRLKRGGIRVDYIGISMLTLGVGSLQVVLDKGQEDDWFGSHFITTLAITASVCLISLVIWEWFRKEPIIDVRMFKSFNFAAANLMMFMMGFMLFSTLVLIPEFLQTLMGYTAELAGLVLSGGGVILLVMMPIVGRLTSKIQARWLIATGWLCLAIGLFYCANQIDLFVSFNFAMWLRVAQVVGIGFLFVPITAAGYIGVPPEKGNSVSGMINFMRNIGGSIGTSVVTTMIARRAQYHQQILVGHITPDSPAYRSALHALGSKIGHSGLRAADAHDQAIARFYELVHQQGGALSYMDIFWVLGALCSIMFVLAFFLKKNDPGAGGDIAVG
- a CDS encoding HlyD family secretion protein, with the protein product MSTAEQNPVMNTSQAIPPEQSAPADNGGSADQSISAYPRRRSHKRWIILTALVVLAVGGAFLWRYLSGFESTDDAQVDVHLYPVSARVPGYIQKVNVDDNQWVDQGSTLVEIDPKDYEVALARAQATLDTSEAAAKSSNIDVPISSVDTSSQLKFTSSDIKNAEAAIQAAEKQAAAAHARVLEAQAENVKAQDDVARYHSLLAKEEVPKQVYDHAYAAAATDVAAIAAAEADEAAAQQAVVEARSRLTEAEARYEDAQAGPQRVGSTRAKALSATADVNQKRAAVEQAQLNLGYTKIFAPVAGEITKKVVVGLNVDPGEQLLTVTPLDQVWVTANFKETQLKHMRVGQKATIELDSNGRTYHAHVDSIAGGTGPIYSLLPPENATGNYVKIVQRVPVKIVLEPGENRDHQLRPGESVEAKVYLR
- a CDS encoding TolC family protein produces the protein MNNTTTDLNEEPEFLQRGSGKRYRYGSKLLLLSSALLCGVGASAQYSTPATPAPYNPIALAEVTGAPRTAVQAGQTNDRALSQNPYLGGVAAGKLSATPVQLSLNDAVAFGLKQNLAGVLATDAVTDARGQRWQALSELLPHVITDTGFGVHQVNVKAAFGLTIPGEPPIIGPFGYFDSRAYLTQSVFDWTSIERARSSQALLKSAEFSSKDARELIVLVIVSNYLLAIADQSEVESATSQRDTAKALFQQASDQKTAGLASTVDVLRSQVQLQSREQKLIVAQNNLAKQKLVLARAIGLPSGQKFEITTQIPYQELTPSGLDESIQSAYTDRADFQSQMNQVGSAELERKAASAERYPSLGAEADYGLSGVNPGSSHGTVDAAATLRIPIFQGGRVHGDVLRADASLTRERQRLEDLRARIDQEVRDAYLDLDAAAQEVSVEKSAVTLATRNLEQSRDRFTSGVTDNIEVVQAQDALAIASDAYIASLYSYNLSKISLARSTGVAESRFAEYVEGK
- a CDS encoding alcohol dehydrogenase — its product is MTTAVAVATMKAAQVTAAGAGLKIVELEIPDPGPGQVRIKVQACGVCRSDAIIVEGRRPGIPYPRVPGHEVAGVVDALGTGVAEWRKGQRVGVGWHGGHDGTCSECRRGDFRLCRNEKNPGISYDGGYQEYMLAPVEALVSIPDSLSDIDAAPLLCAGVATFQALRRAGALPGDLVVVQGIGGLGHLGIQFANKFGYKVAAVGRGSQIESLAMKLGADVYIDSKVKNPAEELQKLGGARVIIATAPDSKALTELIGGLGPNGKLLLIGVTSDPIEVAPLQLIRGGKTIEGWAGVTPADSDDALRFAELRGVRAMIETYPLENAAEAYARMMSGNAEFRVVLTM
- a CDS encoding TetR/AcrR family transcriptional regulator, which encodes MRYTATAENRPHRTQTRDREVTVPAILDAAEIEFATKGFAAARTESIATRANVVKGLIFHYFKSKEGLYEAVLMRAYQPLSEALDKSLEKNLNATDALLSFIERLLAAMTEHPLSPVIFMLESIQGGGEHFRKLGMPSLYSRVEVLLKKGIASGEFREMDPGHGAINIIGLCGFYFCAANNLSHIPGRGRNPLNRQSLARHTAEVMAFVRKGTTSGS